In one Nicotiana sylvestris chromosome 8, ASM39365v2, whole genome shotgun sequence genomic region, the following are encoded:
- the LOC138876307 gene encoding uncharacterized protein → MEVVQVNNKARNLLHNAISGEEYENISSCDTAKEMWDKLEVTYEGTSKVKETHINMLVHDCELFSMKEGESFEEMFARFSKIISDQKAFGKPYTSGDQVRKILRSLPTTWQTKVVILESQDLNKLSYDELREVIAFEKTHLKKTSQEEKKENSHIQDFN, encoded by the coding sequence ATGGAAGTGGTACAAGTTAACAATAAAGCGAGAAATTTGCTTCATAATGCTATAAGTGGTGAAGAATATGAGAACATCTCAAGCTGTGACACAGCCAAAGAAATGTGGGACAAGCTTGAGGTCACATATGAAGGAACCAGCAAAGTGAAGGAAACACATATCAACATGTTGGTTCATGATTGTGAACTCTTCTCAATGAAAGAAGGAGAATCTTTTGAAGAGATGTTTGCcaggtttagcaaaataattagcGATCAAAAGGCATTTGGCAAGCCTTATACCAGTGGTGATCAAGTTAGAAAAATTCTCAGGAGTTTGCCAACCACCTGGCAGACCAAAGTAGTCATACTGGAATCTCAGGATCTAAACAAATTATCTTATGATGAGCTACGAGAAGTCATAGCTTTTGAAAAGACGCATCTCAAGAAGACTAGTcaagaagagaaaaaagaaaatagtcACATTCAAGACTTCAACTGA
- the LOC104246353 gene encoding uncharacterized protein: MKHYSVMHKFQFMVKRSSARSYWLICVGENCTWHFKATSINDSAMFKVRNFNNQHTCSLMDNTFIQRKPTAMVVGSMVIPKYSDPKTIYTSKDIQFDMLSEQGVNLTYMQAWRAKEKALQFLRGHPADSYSKLPSYLYILEKTYSRSVVKLKKTENDCFLYVFVAICTSISGWEYCRPVVVVDVTFLKSVYMRIMLTTSTMDATGIEVLL; this comes from the exons ATGAAGCACTATTCTGTCATGCACAAGTTCCAATTCATGGTTAAAAGATCTAGTGCTAGAAG ctACTGGCTGATATGTGTTGGTGAAAACTGTACATGGCACTTTAAGGCAACTAGCATaaatgattctgcaatgttcaagGTTAGAAATTTCAACAACCAGCACACATGCTCTTTAATGGACAATACATTCATACAACGCAAACCTACTGCCATGGTAGTTGGTAGCATGGTTATTCCAAAATATTCTGATCCTAAGACAATCTATACATCAAAAGACATACAATTTGACATGTTGTCTGAACAGGGCGTGAATCTAACCTACATGCAAGcttggagagcaaaggaaaaggctttacagtttttgagaggtCATCCTGCTGACTCCTACAGCAAATTGCCTAGTTATTTGTATATTCTAGAGAAGACTTATTCGAGGTCTGTAGTTAAATTGAAGAAGACAGAAAATGACTGCTTCTTGTATGTATTTGTTGCGATTTGTACGTCAATCAGTGGTTGGGAATATTGTAGGCCAGTTGTAGTAGTTGATGTGACCTTCTTAAAGTCAGTATACATGAGAATAATGCTAACAACTAGTACAATGGATGCAACAGGTATTGAAGTTTTATTGTAG
- the LOC104246352 gene encoding hydroxymethylglutaryl-CoA synthase-like — MASQPKNVGILAMEIYFPPTCLQQEVLEAHDGASKGKYTIGLGQDCMGFCTEVEDVISMSLTAVTSLLEKYAIDPKQIGRLEVGSETVIDKSKSIKTFLMQIFEKHGNTDIEGVDSTNACYGGTAALFNCVNWVESSSWDGRYGLVVCTDSAVYAEGPARPTGGAAAIAMLVGPDAPLVFESKIRASHMSHAYDFYKPILDSEYPVVDGKLSQTCYLMALDSCYKSLCNKYEKLEGKQFSMADAAYFVFHSPYNKLVQKSFGRLLFNDFLRNASSVDESAKQILAPFESLTGDESYQSRDLEKASQQVAKPFYDEKVQPTTLIPKQVGNMYTASLYAAFASLIHNKHNTLAGQRVIMFSYGSGLTATMFSLKFNEGQHPFSLSNIASVMNVAEKLKSRHEFTPEKFVEIMKLMEHRYGAKDFVTSKDCSLLAPGTYYLTEVDSKYRRFYAQKAPEHGLVNGH; from the exons ATGGCTTCTCAACCGAAGAATGTCGGAATTCTTGCCATGGAGATTTACTTTCCTCCTACTTGCCTTCAGCAG GAAGTATTGGAGGCTCATGATGGAGCAAGCAAAGGCAAGTATACAATTGGTCTTGGACAAGATTGCATGGGCTTTTGCACTGAGGTTGAAGATGTTATATCGATGAG CTTGACAGCTGTTACTTCCCTTCTGGAGAAGTATGCTATTGATCCAAAGCAAATTGGCCGGCTAGAGGTTGGAAGTGAAACTGTTATTGACAAGAGCAAATCCATCAAGACATTTTTAATGCAAATATTTGAG AAACATGGGAATACTGACATTGAAGGAGTTGACTCAACTAATGCCTGCTATGGGGGAACTGCTGCATTGTTCAACTGCGTAAATTGGGTGGAAAGCTCCTCATGGGATGGACGCTATGGACTTGTAGTATGCACAGACAGTGCG GTCTATGCAGAGGGACCTGCTCGGCCCACTGGAGGAGCTGCAGCCATTGCTATGCTTGTGGGGCCTGATGCTCCTCTAGTGTTTGAAAGCAAGATCAGGGCTAGCCATATGTCCCATGCCTATGATTTTTACAAGCCGATCCTTGACAGTGAATATCCA GTGGTTGATGGTAAGCTTTCACAAACCTGTTATCTCATGGCACTTGATTCTTGCTACAAGAGTTTATGCAACAA ATATGAGAAATTGGAAGGCAAGCAATTCTCAATGGCTGATGCAGCCTACTTTGTCTTCCATTCACCATACAACAAG CTCGTGCAGAAGAGCTTTGGTCGATTGCTGTTCAACGACTTTCTAAGGAATGCTAG CTCTGTTGATGAGTCTGCCAAACAAATCCTGGCTCCCTTTGAATCCTTAACCGGCGATGAAAGCTACCAAAGCCGTGATCTTGAGAAG GCATCCCAGCAAGTTGCTAAACCATTTTATGACGAGAAGGTGCAACCTACCACATTGATACCAAAACAAGTTGGCAACATGTACACCGCGTCTCTCTATGCTGCTTTTGCATCCCTCATTCACAATAAGCACAACACATTG GCTGGTCAGAGGGTAATCATGTTCTCCTATGGGAGTGGATTGACTGCAACAATGTTTTCACTAAAGTTTAACGAAGGCCAACATCCTTTTAGTTTGTCAAACATTGCAAGTGTGATGAATGTTGCAGAGAAGTTGAAATCGAGACACGAG TTCACTCCTGAAAAATTCGTCGAAATAATGAAACTAATGGAGCACAGATATGGTGCCAAGGACTTTGTAACCAGCAAGGATTGCAGCCTTCTCGCACCAGGAACCTACTACCTAACAGAGGTTGATTCCAAGTACAGAAGATTTTATGCACAGAAGGCTCCCGAACATGGACTGGTCAACGGACACTAG